CGAGTTTAGcaaaatattggatcaattgaGCGACGATTGGGTGGACGCCACAGAAGATAGTCGTCATATCTTCCGTATGAGAGCGAATATTGGACATAGGATGGTGTTGACAGTGGCAATTACCATGTACGCTACAGGTCTCTTTTATCGTATAATTATACCACTCTCGAGGGGTAGAATCGTTCTACCGAATAACACGACTATGAGGGTACTACCGTGTCCAGTTTACTTCGTCTTCTTCAATGAACAATCTACTCCTTATTACGAGATAATTTTTGTTCTGCAAATTATGGGTGGATTTCTCAACTATACGATTCTGTGTAGTACCATGGGTGTGTGCTTGATGCTCTGCTTGCACTTAAGCAGTTTGTTGAGGATTCTGATGAACAAAATGATCGAGCTTACGAGTCAGTTAGATACAAGCGAGACAGCTGTGCAGAAGAAGATATCGGATATTGTTGCCTATCAAACGAAAGTCAAAGGGTGAGTAATACGTGCTTTTGGTAGTGTTAATATTGAGTTTTATCGAGATAAAAACAGTGTTAGATATACGTATTCAATTGTATAGTTATACCTTAACTATAATTAAATAATGTTCAACGTAAGAATTAGTATAATCTTGGTAtagttaaaaattatatttaatgacaTTCGATAGAACTCCATATATCTGAACTCTATTCATTAaaaggaaattttaattaatgtcCGACCACTTGGAATCCCTCGGATCAAATCCTCTTATCTGAAAAGAAATACTACAATGTGAATGAAATATAATAGGTAAGAAAGAACGTTGGCCAACTCTTATGAAGAGTATACCGCTTCCAATGTGTATGCATTTCTACTGTATAAATTACAGGTATGAGTTCGAATAAATGGAGTTCCACTGTAGAAAATAACGAGCATTAATCGATCGAAATTTGATTTCAGATTTGCGAATAGCGTGGAAGAGATCACACCGTACCTTTACTTTTTCGAGATATTTAATTATGCTATAGAAGCGTGTATAGTGGGATACTGTATTATCGTGGTATGAATGAATGATCCTAAAATCTTCGTTGAGAACAATGATTATTTCTATAAATCTTTATTGTCGTATGCCAGGAATGGGAAGAAAGCAATGCTGCGTCTATAATCGTGTACCTTATGTTTCAAGGAATTTGCATATTTTGCAACTACGCGATGTGCTACATTGGTCAACTTCTTATCAACGAAGTATGTAATCGATTATGTTTTTGAAACAAATACAACAATCCCCATGGTGtttattgaaaatttgattCTTGATAGAGCGAAAATGTCAGGCTGATGTCTATCACGTTGAACTGGTATCGATTTCCTATGAAGAAAGCACGCAGTTTGATATTAATCATTATTATGTCGAATTATCCGATAAAACTCACAGCTGGAAAGATCGTAGACATATCATTAGCCACTTTTACTGATGTACGTATCAAGAATTTAGATTTCTGCATCACATTTGTTATATATGGTGGcaataatatttttcagatcATAAAGGCGTCGGTGGGATACTTGAACGTGTTACGGAAAGTCACATAAATTCTGAGAGTTTTTGGAAACTGCAATTAAAATAGACAATTTTGAAGTTACTACTTACTTTTGAAGTTATTTACAATCTCAGATACCTACTCGCAGTTATGTGTACTAGTTGTACCTCTCACGTGCTGGACACTTTTGTATTACATTTCCTCAGCTACTGCGATAATCATTCCATCCACTGTAGATTTCCCAATCAGTAAAATGGTTCTATAgacaattataaaatatcgtaaCCATATTGACATGAAATTTCGTAACATTTCATTtgtctataaatatttttcttttaatatcttAGCATATTATTCACAACATTTAATTAGAATTTTCGTTGTAGACAAAGATTACTTCTCCAGCAATCGAAGCTGTAATAATAAAGCTTCTTGTCCACTGGGGAACCCTATGCAACGCAAGCAAAACTCATAACTAATAATTCCGAGCAATATCTCATGTTTTTGAGTCCGTGGCTAGgtataatgtataataagcGAATTTTAGAAATGGTTACAGACCCTTGAAAACTAAATCCGGTAGataattttgatattattaCCACGGTGTTTACCTCCTTAGAAGGAGTGAACTGAACTGTGGATATGTGTACAACTTGTTCTCATTTTGCACTGAATCTCTTCATATTTACCTAATAGTAGTATCTATCGACAATAATTTTGCAAAAAACTTCGCTAGGAAGTTGTAGGATATCGTAACTGAATCGTAACATCTCGAAATATGTAATTTCATTACACACATCGTGTATAATATGTCAAAAGTTTGTAAAAATAATGTAATCGTTCACAAGATACAATAACATCTTTTTCAAATCATCGCTGTAAAAATTGTTTCCTCTGAGATTGAAAGGATACATCGTACGAGAACATATTGAAGTTGTTATTACGATGAAACTTTTCTATGAAGGCAAACCATTCGTCATAAGTACAGCTTTCAACCACTTTCCATACCCTTTTATAAATACTGAATAGAAATTACATCTCCCTTACAATCCCCTGCCGATATTTTACATACGCAAGCGCGATGAAGTTCTTGAGACGAATGTCACTTTCGTTCGCAACGTGGCCAGTAGCCATTCGCTGAAATTTACTCTCTCTAAAAAATGTCTCGAATAAGAAACGTCGAGGGAGAACTGAAGCATTCCCTAAGGTTATTACATCCGCTTTTAAGAATAGTCGGTGCCTGGCCGTACTTTGTCCCAACTTCTGTCTTCTCAACAATCTTGAAATGGTGTCTAATATTCATCTGTTATTTCTTACAATTACTGTTGCTGATTCCAAGCTTCGTATATATATTTGGGAAAGAAACGAATAGTAGAAAACAATTGAAACTGCTTGCACCTCATATTAATGGTTTGGTGCAACTGACCAAATACACGTTCCTGTTGTATCGAATGCACGATTTCAAGGAATTAATGGAGGTGATGAGGAACGACTGGTTAAACGCTACGGAAGAGAATCGAAAAATTTTTCGGGAAAATGCGGAAGTTGGATACAAAGCGTTATTGGGACTGGCAATTATTCTATACAGTAGCAGTTTCTGTAATCGGATGATCATCCCACTTTCGAAAGGAAGAATCGTCCTGCCGGATAATACTACTATAAGGCTGCTATCCACTCAAAGCCATTTTGCATTCTTTGATGCACATCGTACACCGAACTACGAGATAATATTCACTCTGCAAATTCTCGGCGCATTCGTCATCTACACGATTTTATGTGGTACCCTAGGGCTTACTTCGTTAATTTGTATACATATGTCCAGTTTATTGAGGATCTTAGCGAATATGATGATCGAGCTATCGGATCAACCCGACACGAGTGAGAATGCTGTGCACAAAATGATCAAAGATATTGTTGAATATCGAACGAAGGTTAAAAAGTGAGTCGAAATAATTTATGTTCGCTATACAAAACAATATGTAAGATATACAAAACAAATATGTAAGATATTAGAGTGCATGGTGTGTGCAAATTAATTTTAGATTTTCTGACAAGGTCGATCATATTATGTCGTATATAAGTTGTTTGGAGATTTTCAATGGTAGCTGCATTACCTGTATGGTAGGATACTGTATTATCATGGTAAATAATTCAAATAGATTAATTCCATGAAGCTCTGTCGAAAAGCAAAATAACGTAATTATTTACATAACGTGTTGTTCTATATTTAGGAATGGGAAAACAGCGATACCTTTGCTGTAATAGTCTACGTAATGTTCCAAACGGTTTGCATGTTTATTGTTTTCACAATGTGTTATATTGGACAACTTCTTATCAACGAAGTACGTTATCAACTATTTGTTAATAGTTTTTTATACTCGTTGGTAATAATCTTTCTCGtagttttatatttgtatattttctcaAACTGATCACTTGCGCTTTCTTAATGATTCTTCACTTTGTTAGTAGAGCATATATGATCAATCGTGTAATTTCTCGGAGACTAAGTGATCGCTGGAGTTGATCAGATCAGTTTCTGTATATTTAAACTATCAGTGTGAcatttatgatatttataataaactttACCTTTGACAGAGTGAAAATGTCAGACAGACGTCCGTTACGCTGAACTGGCATCGATTTTCGTCGAAGAAAGTGCGCTGCCTAATACCGGTGATGATTATatcgaattatcgaataaagaTCACCGCTGCCAATATTGTAGAGATATCTTTGGCTACCTTCACCGATgtaagtataaaataattagaatCCCATATCTTCGAGCGTTctgcaaaatatatttttcagattATGAAAGCGTCGATAGGATATCTCAATGTGTTACGAAATTCTGTTGAATAGAAAGTTAAACGATACAGTTGAATTTACGAAGTATGTACTTTTACGTTTGCTATAGAACtcgttaaacgtaatatataGTGTACGATAGTCAATTATTGGTAGTAAAAATTTAtccttgaaattaaaaattatttttgaagTTGGTCAATGTATTTCGAAATGATTGATTTTAATATCGTCATGATGCCTCCTCCATTTTTCTCAGAATTCCAATAATTGAAACTGTGAGTACGAATtattcgaaattgtacgaaattGAAACCTTTTCATCATTTTgtacattaaatttttatagttGAAACTTCTGTAGAATGTCGCACAATATCATATTTGCACTATCATACTTTCTCAAAGTATCTAAATATTTCGTCACAAACATTATATGTGACAAATGATAATTTCCTGTTTTAATTccaaatatatcttataaattcgattgaatttctttaaattatcgCTGTCAAGGTCTGCGCTTCAACAattgaaaaaatgaaactgttgTGATTTAGAATAAATGAGTTTAGATAGGCAATGATGGAAATAAAGGACAGTTGGTTAAATACAACTCAAGAAAATAGACACATTTTCCGTACGAACGCCAATTGTTTTGGGTATATTTTCTTGGATATTGGGTGATAATAGGAATAAAAAGTTATCTTGTATAGTGACGGTCTATGTAATCGGACGATCATTACAGTTTTGAAAGAAAGAATCGTTCTGCCTAATAGAAGACTACCGTATGACCGATATATATAGtccatattattttatcttctttaaCGAACAACTTACCACAAATTACGAGATAGGCTTCACTTCGGCAAATCTTCGGTTTAGCCATTTTCACGGATGTAAGTACACAGAAATTCGAATTTCGTATCTTCGAATTTTGCAACATCCTGTAAAAATTTCTTCCAGGTCATGCAGGTGTCTATGGGATATTTAAACACTTCTCGAAGTATTCTTTAATACCTCAAGTTTGTCATGGAACTTGTTAAATACGGTATGCAATATACGTTAGTTCACAAAAAAATGGTATAAACGCCTGTTTCCGATACCAGCacgtttttatttttctgtaacaTTGTTCGACTTATTCTGTAATGGACGATTTTCAAATCGTTACCGCGTTTATTCTCTCTGTTCGGCgaggaattttaataattgaaacgcAGCTCTGGGTAAAACTCGTTTCCCTTTATCTACGGTCACGGTAGTAATCGTTCGCAACCCATACGAACTCTGCAGACAGTAAAAAACTTTTGTTTGCAACTACTTTAATTTCCCGCAAACACACGTAATTTTGTAGAATCATTTTCGTACGTAATTCGCAACGCTAAAATCTTTTTAGAGGTGATGATAATAAAGATCGTTTTTTTAAGGATTTCATTGTAAATGGTATAGCAAATTAACAAATGGAGGGCTTCCTAAAAAGACGACCCCGTACAAGAAAATAATCAATTGCTTAAATTGTTTCTAAATTATCAGTTTTTCAATATTAGCTACGTTTGAATTGACAATTAAACAGTGCGATAATGCATACAACgtgaaaaaatatatcaaatatttcaaacagAACACACGTGAGTGTGTAACTTCCAATAAGTGAAACAAACGTCTATTTAGATTCTATTTCTTCGCTTGTATTCGTCAAAATATAGATGTGCATAAGAATctacaataattataatatattaaaagttCCACGATAATTCAACTGTTTCACTAGAAAATatactcgacatatatatacactagacatataatttttcaaaaatctcCTGAAATCTTAAAACAAAGCTCCTCCATCGCTTCAACGCAACACAGGCAGTTCCTGGAAAGTTGAACGGGGTAATTTCAACCACTTTACCCCGTGCAATACAATCGTTCAATAACTGCAATTTAATGCTGAATACGCAAACAGATTACACACATACGCAAGCGCAGCGTATCGAATCAAGCCCAATTCTTATTTGACTCTACGCTTATCTGGTCAGTCATGTCAAAGTGTTCAGCCATGAAAAAGACATCTCAACTAACAAAGAGGGAAGAGGATATGAAATACGCCACGAGATACGTGAAACCAATTTTAGGAGCAATTGGCGCGTGGCCCGTTTCATTTTCCCCTTCCTTCACGTcgaaaattttattaagaatAGAACACATTCTCACGTACTTCctatttttcttaataattgTACCAACCATCATGTACGTGTTTTTCAAAGAGAAAAACAACAAGATTAGACTGAAACTTATGGGACCGATTATTAACTGCACTATGCAGTTCTGCAAATATACGATCCTTCTGTGGCGGGCAAGCGAAGTTCAAAAAGGTTTGGATGTGATGAAACAGGACTGGATAACAGCCACGGACGAGAATCGATTGATTTTTCGCTCGAAAGCGAAAATCGCGAGAAGAGTGGTGCTAACCGCTGCAATTACTATGTACGGAGGTGGTTTATGCTACAGGACGATCCTCCCTCTTCTTAAAGGATCTATCGTCACTCCTGACAATATTACTATAAGACCATTGCCCTGTCCGAGTTATTTCGTAATACTCGACGAACAAAAATCTCCAAATTACGAAATATTGTTTCTAGTGCAAATTTTGGCTGGATTTGTTATTTACGCAGTTATTAGTGGTTCTTGCGGTCTTTCTGCTCTTTTTGTTCTGCATGCGTGTAGCATGCTGAGGATCTTGGTGGACAAGATGAAGGCTCTGGTGGATTTGAGGGACATGTCTGACACGATGGTCCAACGGAGGATCATGGATATCGTTGAATATCAGACGAAAATAAAGAGGTTAGTGGAATATTCTTGCGAATAGAAACGATTGGATTGGAATATGATTTATTCTAACTGGGAAACGAATTGGACAAGCAATGAGTTTATTGTAATTTATGCGTTGCATGCCCTGTATTCGTGACTTGATTGCAGATTTTTAAAGAACATTGAAACAATTACAGAGTACATTTGTCTAACGGAAATGATGGGTGGTACGTGTTTAGTTTGTCTCGTGGGATATTATATTCTCATGGTAGGAGTTAGGCGAATAATACTTAAACTGCGGATGTTCATGCGAAATGGTATTTTTATGAATGCAAACAAGGCAATGGAATCTAAATAGAGTAATGTTTTGTGAGATCAGAATGAGGTTTGTTAAGATTTGATGGCATTTCCGGTTTTCCATGTATTTACATGTATTTTCAATTGGTGTACTTCATTCCGCATTTTTTATTTGCACGCTCCAATTTTTTATAACCGCGTGAACATTCACAGTCTGAtaataacattaaaaatattttgttctttCATCAATATAGGATATACATATTTTAGGAATGGGAGAATAATAACATCGCGGCTGTACTGATTTATGTCACGTTACAAATATCCTGTACCTTCTGTGTCTTTATACTCTGTTACATTGGTCAACTTCTTATTGATGAAGTATGacatcattctttttttttgtaacctATTCGACGTTCTAAATCTTATCGTATTTGTTCTGTTAACAGAACCAGATTGTAGGACAGGCATCATGCATGATCAATTGGTATCATCTCTCGACCAAACATATGCGTTCTTTAATACTAATTATCGCTATGTCTAATTATCCGATGAAATTGATGGCTGGTAAGATGATTGAAATGTCTCTAGCTACTTTTACCGGCGTAAGTATAAGGAAATCAAATTTTCTTAtccagaaattaaatttaataaatctatATCTTATTTAACATATATTCGAGTTTAAGTTATATCTTGTTATATTTTccataaataatttttcttaggTCATGAAATTGTCAATGGGATATTTAAACATTCTACGCGAAGTTATCTAAAAACCTTTTTACGATACTTACGATATATCCATATGaacttatgcaaattcataaaGTCTCCAAAGGAACATGTCTCAGATTGTAGCACTCATtcagtataaaaataaaaattcatcgtGTCAGTTCTCAGTCGTGTATTCTTTCCTCTTTATCTTCGCACAATATGTTTCTCACGCTATGTTCGATCCAAGCTTCCTCAAGGCTTTATAAACATTCAAAAAAGATTTTAACGTGACATCTTGGAACATcttgtaaaatatttctttccgaTCATGCAGATGTCGATAAGATATTTAAACGCCTTACGAAGTACACTTCAATACTTCAAGCTTGCCATGGAATTTGTTAAATACGCTATGCAATGTGTGTTAATTCATAAAAAACggtataaatatcttttttctaaaccagcatattttcatttttctgtaACATTGTTTGGCTCGCTTCGTAGTGGACGATTTGAAAATCGTTATCGGGCTTTCTGTCGCCGTTCCGcggagaattttaataattgaaacgcAACTCCGGGTAAAACTCGTTCCCCTTTATCTACGATCACAGTAATAACCGTTTATGATCCGTACAAACTTTGTACATAGCAGAAACACGTTTGTTTGAAACTACTTTAATTTTCCATAAACACAAACAATTTTACAGAAACATTTCAATGCGAAATTCATaacgttatttaaaaataaaggcCGTTTCTTTAACCATTGAGCTATGAATGGCAACACCAAATTAACAAACGAGGACCTCTCACCAgtcacgtatatgtatataacacatACTTGTCCTCGAGTAGCTTTTCCTCTCGAATCAATGTTCTTCCACCGCTGCATTTCAATCAAAGCGGTTCCTGGAAAGTTCTCTCGGATAATTTCAACCTGCCCTTTACATATTTCTCCTCTCTGCGATCGTTTCAAAAACAGCGATTCGAAGTTGAATTCGCGAGTAGCTATCAATTCACGTATACGGCTATACACAAGCGCAATATATCGAATCTACTTGACTACACTTACGTAGTAGTCAGTCTCGTGGAGGCGTCCAACCATGGAAAATATATCTGCTCTAACGAAGGCGGAAGAGGATATGAAATACGCAACGAGATTCGTGAAACCAATTTTAGGCGTAGTTGGTGCGTGGCCTGTTTCatcttcctcctcttccttctcGAAAATTTTAACAAGAATAGAACATATCCTGACGTATTTCTTGTTCCTCTTGCTAATGGTGCCGACCCTTATGCACGTGTTTCTGAAAgagacaaataataaaattagacTGAAGCTCATGGGACCGATTATCAACTGTAGCATGCAATTTTGCGCATATACGATCCTTCTGTGTCGAGCGAATGAGATCCAAAATGGTTTGAACGTGATAAAGCAGGATTGGATAACAGCCACGGAAGAGAACCGATTGATTTTCCGCTCGAAAGCGAAGATCGCGAGAAGAGTGGTGTTAACCGTTGCGATTACCATGTACGGAGGTGGTTTGTGCTATAGGACTGTTCTTCCTCTTCTTAAAGGAACTATCGTCACTCCTGGCAATGTTACTATAAGACCATTGCCCTGTCCGAGTTATTTCGTAATTCTCGACGAACAAAAGTCTCCAAATTACGAAATATTGTTTGTACTGCAAGTTATGGCTGGATTTGTTATTTACGCAGTTATTAGTGGCTCCTGCGGTCTTTCTGCTCTTTTTGTTCTGCATGCGTGTAGCATGCTGAGCATCTTGGTGGACAAGATGAAGGCTCTGGTGGATATGAGGGACATGTCTGACACGATGGTCCAACGGAGGATCATGGATATCGTTGAACATCAGACGAAGATAAAAGGGTAAGTGGAATATTCGTGTGAATAGAAATGATCCAAGTGGAATGTGATTTATCGCGATTTGGAAATGATTTGTACAAGAAATGTACTTATTAATACTTATGCGTTATACGCCCTTTATTCGTCACTTGGTTGCAGATTTTTAAAGAACATTGAAACGATTACACAGTACGTTTGTTTGTCCGAAATGATTTGCGGCACCAGTCTGGTTTGTCTTGTAGGATATTATATCGTCATGGTAGGAGTTAGACTAATAATATGTAGACCacgaatatttatgtaaattcaaatttttccgAATGCACGTAAAAACATGGAATCTAAGTAATTTCTTGTGATTTATTGTTAATTTGAATATTTGGCACATTTTTGTGTAttacgtatatttattttatatttaaacttaatttctcaaaaatgcgTGAACATTTAATGGCATCAAAAATCTGTTCCTTTAAGGATGAATATATTTTAGGAGTGGGAGAATAATAATGCCACGGCGGTTTTGATTTATAGCACGATACAAATATCGTGTACCTTTTCTGTCTTTATTCTCTGTTATATCGGCCAACTTCTCGTAGACGAAGTACGACATTATTCTTTCTTTGCGTCATTTTCGATTTTCTAAATCTTATCGTATTTGTCTCGTTAACAGAACCGCATTGTTGGACAGGCATCATACATGATCAACTGGTATTATCTTTCAAGGAAACATATGCGTTCTTTAATACTAATTATCGCTATGTCTAATTACCCGATGAAATTGATGGCTGGTAAGATGGTCGAAATGTCTCTAGCTACTTTCACCGACGTAAGTACAGAGAAGTGAAACTTTCTCTTTAAGAAACGATGTTTATCACatcatattaaatatattatattctaatttaatttacatCGTATTATATGTTTCACCGTTTTTTAGGTCATGAAAATGTCAATGGGATATTTAAACATTCTACGGAACGTCATCTAGAGATCTTATTAAGATACTCATGATACATCGGCAAGAAATACTGTACATATATTCCCAAAAATTACGAATGAACGTATCTTCGACAGTAACGCTGTTCTAGTTttggaataaaaattaatcAGAGGTCCAATCACGTATTCTTGTCTCTTCATCCTCGCACGATAGATACATATTCGATCGAAATTTTTCTCGAGATTTCATAGACATCCAACAAATTATTTAGCGTGGCAGTGAAAAGAACAAATATTCTTTAACTGTATCCGTGAGTGAAATATCCATCAACTATGTTTCCAGGATCGAAACAACGCTTAGTTCACAACCTCCTACAGTGCACTGTAAAATACGGTAATTATATGTTTGTCCCTCGTCGTACGATTTCCTGTAACGTTTTCGCAAAAATATCCATTTCGAAACTTGTCATTATCGACAAGTGCGCAGCTTAAAACTTATCGGGGGCAATACAGAAAAAGCCCTTCTCGCTGGTTGTTCCCGGCTTAGCAGCGCAAAGCGTGCGACCAAGCAAAACTTTTCGATTCGACCAGTTGTCAGTGGGAGACAACACATCAGCCCCCGATGTCCGACAATGAACGCGGTAAAGCTCATTGTCGTGGAGAAATCTCGCAATCCAAATTGCAAAGAGGATCTGAATTTCCATATACGATACAACGTGTGGACATTTAGAACGATTGGAACTTGGCCAAAATCTCTGAACCTGTAAAATTATGTTGGGAAACTCCAATCTCATTTCAATGCTTTCGCTCGCTCGAGCGAAAATCGTGGAAGAGGGTGGCGACATAAGCTACGGAAAACTGGTTTATCCTTTTCCTAAGATCCTTCTGGACGCTTGGCGCAGTCCCAATAATCAAATTTTCTATACGATACAGTTATCGTCTGGCTTTGTTACTCGTAATATCACGGTTGCCGCTTGATGGCCGTCAGTTACCGGTTTTGCTGTCTTAGCTggagaaatttattaattttagacAAATTTAGATAATTAAGCTTATATACGTGTTTTAAAGACTTTTTAAAAGAACCAGTTCATTTGTCGTAACTTTTTAGTTTTATAACTCTCACAGAGAATCTCTTGCCTGAGGTATCACTGGTAGAAATTGTGTGGTACACTTTAAACATATGTTTCCTTGGGTATTATTCGATAATGGTAGGATTCGATAATcaataaaattttcaataataaatagaacaatataaatgataaataaacAGAAACAAAACATGTATCTCCCTTAAAGTCCATTATTATGCACTTGTAAATGTATCACTCTCGTtggatcatttttatttttatcttgcaaGATATTTTACGCAAAATCacataaaacatatttttacaGACAGTGAAGGTCGGTCAAAAGTCTTACTTGATCGATTGACATCGGATGCCCTGGAAGAAGAGTCTTGCCATACCTTTGATGATTTCGATGTCCTATTCAACCACAGGATCACAGCTGGCAATGTTATCGACTTTTCCATTAGCAGTTTCGGTGACGTAAGTGTCTCAGAAGTATCTAACTGTAAATATCAGTTTCTCTTGTAAATTTTCACTGAATACAGATCACTAAGAACATAGATAAATAAGATTAAATTCGATAAATTTTTACACCCTGTAAATAGTGTCACGTAACTGTCAAAATCATCAAGACGGAAATAGTGCATGTTTCTTACCAAAAACATTTTCGAGTCTGttttataaattgtatttttaataaaaactagTTTTACCTGTACTCAAACATATATCTTTCTCCTTCTAACTCTACGTAATTTACGTGACGCACTATATTTTACCCAAGCAACTCTTATAAACGCTCGAAAATCATTTACCGTGGCattgaaaagaagaaatatccttCAACTCTATCCAGGGTTGAAATGTACACGAGCTCGTCTCAAAGATCG
The Bombus vancouverensis nearcticus chromosome 6, iyBomVanc1_principal, whole genome shotgun sequence DNA segment above includes these coding regions:
- the LOC117157654 gene encoding odorant receptor 13a-like — translated: MVPTLMHVFLKETNNKIRLKLMGPIINCSMQFCAYTILLCRANEIQNGLNVIKQDWITATEENRLIFRSKAKIARRVVLTVAITMYGGGLCYRTVLPLLKGTIVTPGNVTIRPLPCPSYFVILDEQKSPNYEILFVLQVMAGFVIYAVISGSCGLSALFVLHACSMLSILVDKMKALVDMRDMSDTMVQRRIMDIVEHQTKIKGFLKNIETITQYVCLSEMICGTSLVCLVGYYIVMEWENNNATAVLIYSTIQISCTFSVFILCYIGQLLVDENRIVGQASYMINWYYLSRKHMRSLILIIAMSNYPMKLMAGKMVEMSLATFTDVMKMSMGYLNILRNVI
- the LOC117157621 gene encoding uncharacterized protein LOC117157621 produces the protein MSRIRNVEGELKHSLRLLHPLLRIVGAWPYFVPTSVFSTILKWCLIFICYFLQLLLLIPSFVYIFGKETNSRKQLKLLAPHINGLVQLTKYTFLLYRMHDFKELMEVMRNDWLNATEENRKIFRENAEVGYKALLGLAIILYSSSFCNRMIIPLSKGRIVLPDNTTIRLLSTQSHFAFFDAHRTPNYEIIFTLQILGAFVIYTILCGTLGLTSLICIHMSSLLRILANMMIELSDQPDTSENAVHKMIKDIVEYRTKVKK
- the LOC117157620 gene encoding odorant receptor 13a-like, producing MSKCSAMKKTSQLTKREEDMKYATRYVKPILGAIGAWPVSFSPSFTSKILLRIEHILTYFLFFLIIVPTIMYVFFKEKNNKIRLKLMGPIINCTMQFCKYTILLWRASEVQKGLDVMKQDWITATDENRLIFRSKAKIARRVVLTAAITMYGGGLCYRTILPLLKGSIVTPDNITIRPLPCPSYFVILDEQKSPNYEILFLVQILAGFVIYAVISGSCGLSALFVLHACSMLRILVDKMKALVDLRDMSDTMVQRRIMDIVEYQTKIKRFLKNIETITEYICLTEMMGGTCLVCLVGYYILMEWENNNIAAVLIYVTLQISCTFCVFILCYIGQLLIDENQIVGQASCMINWYHLSTKHMRSLILIIAMSNYPMKLMAGKMIEMSLATFTGVMKLSMGYLNILREVI
- the LOC117157653 gene encoding odorant receptor 30a-like, producing the protein MSRLGDKEENLKHFVKFIYPPMKLIGAWPKPTATSTFSKAIKWGLIVSAYFLQLLVFVPGVLYLFLKEKNGKKRIHIMIPHINGFSQLCKYTILLRRTNEFSKILDQLSDDWVDATEDSRHIFRMRANIGHRMVLTVAITMYATGLFYRIIIPLSRGRIVLPNNTTMRVLPCPVYFVFFNEQSTPYYEIIFVLQIMGGFLNYTILCSTMGVCLMLCLHLSSLLRILMNKMIELTSQLDTSETAVQKKISDIVAYQTKVKGFANSVEEITPYLYFFEIFNYAIEACIVGYCIIVEWEESNAASIIVYLMFQGICIFCNYAMCYIGQLLINESENVRLMSITLNWYRFPMKKARSLILIIIMSNYPIKLTAGKIVDISLATFTDIIKASVGYLNVLRKVT